From a single bacterium genomic region:
- a CDS encoding endonuclease Q family protein, with protein MYIADFHLHSKYSLATSKDMELEQLLKWAKLKGLNLLGSGDFTHPLWYRELKEKLKETNKEGIYNYKGLDFILTTEVSNIYKKDGKTRKIHTIIFISSLEKASILNKKLKKFSELNSNGRPILNIDVKELLKIVKNTDALGFIVPAHIWTPHYSLFGSFDSVEECFEELSDEIFTLETGLGSDPAMNKMVSSLDKYSFISNSDAHSPYKIGREANVFDSPFSFKELKTILKLKDKKRFLFTIEYFSEQGKYYFDGHKNCGICLHPEESKKLNNICPLCGKKITIGVLHRVLNLADRKLGENNRGLIPFKKTLPLLDIVGSLENKNPNTVSIIRKVEDMCTSFESEFSILLNIPIQNLKGKIDNNILQFLDSLRKGKIKIIPGCDGQFGKLET; from the coding sequence GTGTATATAGCAGACTTTCATCTACATTCAAAATATAGTTTAGCTACAAGCAAAGATATGGAATTAGAACAACTTTTGAAATGGGCTAAACTTAAAGGATTAAACCTTCTTGGTTCAGGCGATTTCACCCACCCTTTATGGTATCGTGAACTTAAAGAAAAATTAAAAGAGACCAATAAAGAAGGTATATATAATTATAAAGGGCTCGATTTTATACTTACTACCGAAGTCTCAAATATTTATAAAAAAGACGGAAAAACAAGGAAAATTCATACCATAATTTTTATCTCCAGTTTAGAGAAAGCCTCCATCCTTAACAAAAAATTAAAAAAATTTTCTGAATTAAATAGTAATGGGCGACCAATATTAAATATAGATGTAAAAGAACTTTTAAAAATAGTTAAGAACACCGATGCTCTCGGTTTTATTGTGCCAGCCCATATATGGACTCCTCATTATTCTCTCTTCGGTTCTTTTGATAGCGTAGAAGAGTGTTTTGAAGAGTTATCAGATGAAATTTTTACTCTTGAAACTGGTTTAGGTAGCGACCCTGCTATGAATAAGATGGTCTCAAGTCTTGATAAATATTCGTTTATTTCAAACTCTGATGCTCACTCTCCATATAAGATAGGCCGAGAAGCCAATGTGTTTGACTCACCGTTTTCTTTTAAAGAATTAAAGACTATTTTAAAGTTAAAAGATAAAAAAAGGTTTCTTTTTACAATTGAATATTTTTCCGAACAAGGGAAATATTATTTTGATGGTCATAAAAATTGTGGTATATGTTTACATCCAGAAGAATCTAAAAAACTAAACAATATATGTCCCTTGTGTGGAAAAAAAATTACAATAGGGGTTCTTCACAGAGTTTTAAACCTTGCTGATAGGAAATTGGGCGAGAATAATAGAGGTTTAATACCTTTTAAGAAGACTCTTCCTCTTTTGGATATTGTTGGCTCTTTAGAAAATAAAAACCCAAACACCGTATCCATAATAAGAAAAGTTGAAGATATGTGTACCTCTTTTGAAAGCGAGTTTTCTATTTTACTAAATATACCTATCCAAAACTTAAAAGGAAAAATAGATAATAATATTCTTCAGTTTTTAGATTCACTACGTAAAGGTAAAATCAAAATAATACCTGGTTGTGATGGACAATTTGGAAAATTGGAGACCTAA
- a CDS encoding HIT domain-containing protein, producing MNKKIVWAPWRIDYITAPKEEGCFLCRYLEEETKDKENFLLYRGKSMFITLNLYPYNNGHILIAPNRHIKDFEELTSEEESESMQLIKKTIKILKKVLKAESFNLGVNIGKPAGAGLDSHIHFHIVPRWIGDTNFMPVVADTKVISQSLKELYNQLKKEFES from the coding sequence ATGAATAAAAAAATAGTTTGGGCACCTTGGCGGATAGATTATATTACCGCACCAAAAGAAGAGGGTTGTTTTTTATGTAGATATCTTGAAGAAGAGACTAAAGATAAAGAAAATTTTTTGCTCTACAGAGGGAAATCTATGTTTATTACGCTAAACCTTTATCCATACAATAATGGTCATATTTTAATAGCACCTAATAGACATATCAAAGATTTTGAAGAGTTAACATCAGAAGAAGAATCAGAAAGTATGCAACTAATTAAAAAAACCATTAAAATTTTAAAGAAGGTTTTGAAAGCAGAAAGTTTTAATCTTGGTGTTAATATAGGAAAACCAGCAGGAGCAGGACTCGATTCTCACATACATTTTCACATTGTTCCAAGGTGGATAGGCGATACAAACTTTATGCCGGTTGTTGCTGATACTAAAGTAATTTCTCAGTCTTTGAAAGAACTTTACAACCAGTTAAAAAAAGAATTTGAAAGTTAA
- a CDS encoding CCA tRNA nucleotidyltransferase codes for MKKKNYSPEDVLYKIKQFAKKKNIQVFLVGGYLRDKILKKKNKDIDIVMENDALAFSKEFASEYRFQPPVFYGKFGTSMIEIGGVKVEFATARKESYPEESRKPYVDKATIEEDCSRRDFTINTIMENLITGEIVDIFEGKQDLKNKIVRTPINPNKTFYDDPLRILRGIRFATKLRFDIEEETIEGMKKNVSRLKIVSQERITDEVLKTIDSYVPSKGFYLMEEIGILNLILPEVSELKKQVAENCKELFPHTLKVMDNTSRRTRNVYLKFAALLHDIGKPKTFKEENGKVSFHRHEFVGERMAYKICKRMKISDEHTQFICFLIRHHLRPHLLAKENPTDSALRRFIREIGKNFKPLFVLAKSDITSGNPARVEEAIAGLDFIQKRMEEINKKDKLTSFKLAIDGYKVMEIMDFREGREVGLVKNYLEEIVLDGALGNRKRELTKYLKENRDIILESIIGKK; via the coding sequence ATGAAAAAAAAGAATTATTCTCCTGAAGACGTTCTTTATAAGATAAAACAATTTGCAAAGAAAAAAAATATACAGGTATTTCTTGTGGGAGGTTATCTGCGTGACAAAATCCTAAAGAAGAAAAATAAAGATATTGATATTGTAATGGAAAATGATGCCCTTGCTTTTTCTAAAGAGTTTGCTTCAGAATATAGATTTCAACCGCCAGTATTTTACGGAAAATTTGGTACCTCAATGATTGAAATAGGAGGAGTGAAAGTTGAATTTGCAACTGCTCGTAAAGAGAGTTACCCTGAAGAGTCTCGAAAACCTTATGTAGATAAAGCGACCATTGAAGAAGATTGTTCACGAAGAGATTTTACTATCAACACCATAATGGAAAATCTTATTACAGGTGAAATTGTTGATATATTTGAAGGGAAACAAGATTTAAAAAACAAGATTGTAAGAACGCCAATTAATCCAAATAAAACTTTTTATGACGACCCTTTAAGAATTCTTAGAGGTATTAGATTTGCCACAAAATTGCGATTTGATATTGAAGAAGAAACTATTGAAGGAATGAAAAAAAATGTTTCGAGACTTAAAATTGTTAGTCAAGAAAGAATAACTGATGAGGTTCTTAAAACCATTGATTCTTACGTTCCTTCTAAAGGGTTTTACCTTATGGAAGAGATAGGAATACTCAATTTGATACTACCAGAGGTAAGTGAACTAAAAAAACAGGTAGCAGAGAATTGTAAAGAACTTTTTCCTCATACTTTAAAGGTAATGGATAATACAAGTAGAAGAACAAGAAATGTTTATTTAAAATTTGCAGCCCTTCTGCACGATATTGGAAAACCAAAAACTTTTAAAGAAGAGAACGGTAAAGTTAGTTTCCACAGGCACGAGTTTGTTGGAGAAAGAATGGCGTATAAGATTTGTAAAAGAATGAAAATTTCTGATGAACATACCCAGTTTATATGTTTTCTTATAAGGCACCATTTGAGACCGCACTTGCTTGCTAAGGAAAATCCTACCGATAGTGCTCTAAGAAGATTTATAAGAGAAATAGGGAAAAACTTTAAACCACTTTTTGTTCTTGCAAAATCAGATATTACAAGCGGTAACCCTGCAAGAGTGGAAGAAGCAATTGCTGGATTAGATTTTATTCAGAAAAGAATGGAAGAGATAAACAAAAAAGATAAATTAACATCTTTCAAACTTGCAATTGATGGGTATAAGGTTATGGAGATTATGGATTTTAGGGAAGGTAGAGAAGTTGGGCTTGTAAAAAACTATCTTGAAGAAATTGTGTTAGATGGTGCACTTGGAAATAGAAAGAGAGAGTTGACTAAATATTTAAAAGAAAATAGAGATATTATATTGGAATCTATTATAGGAAAAAAATGA